One window of Kosakonia cowanii JCM 10956 = DSM 18146 genomic DNA carries:
- a CDS encoding cysteine protease StiP family protein — protein sequence MQPQARFSGSYLPGDVEFLLQPVEMEMTPVDQKEALIQSGKKHYSDMLSQEPAPTPWHLDLFKRALDSGAERLAREVTQLARELAARFGDEPVILVSLVRAGVPLGVMLHQALRDMGKSSFHYGISIIRDRGIDSEALKIIERQHGTRGIVFVDGWTGKGAITGELIRTLKGREGYPPQPRLVVLADPCGCSWLAASDDDWLIPFGIMGAPVSGLISRSVWTEEGLHGCVVCDHLREYECSRMLVDTVAQFRKTLQPATLPALHWDLDAAQALWQKSREVIADLAEQFNVDSVNRIKPGIAEATRAVLRRVPDHVFVRATDDPDVALLVGLAREKGIAVTEMGEQLGQYRAVTIIKKVL from the coding sequence ATGCAGCCACAAGCGAGATTTTCCGGTTCCTACTTACCCGGCGACGTAGAGTTCCTGCTTCAGCCGGTTGAGATGGAGATGACCCCGGTCGATCAAAAAGAGGCGTTGATCCAGTCAGGCAAAAAGCACTACTCCGACATGCTCAGCCAGGAGCCGGCACCAACACCGTGGCACCTCGATCTGTTTAAGCGGGCGCTCGACAGCGGTGCCGAACGGCTTGCCAGAGAGGTTACGCAGCTTGCCCGCGAACTGGCGGCACGTTTTGGCGACGAACCGGTTATTCTGGTCAGCCTTGTTCGCGCGGGCGTCCCGCTCGGCGTGATGCTGCACCAGGCACTGCGCGATATGGGCAAAAGCTCTTTTCACTACGGCATCAGTATCATTCGTGACCGTGGTATCGACAGTGAAGCGCTGAAGATTATCGAGCGTCAGCACGGCACGCGCGGCATTGTGTTTGTCGATGGCTGGACAGGTAAAGGCGCCATCACCGGGGAGCTGATCCGCACCCTCAAAGGACGCGAGGGTTATCCGCCCCAGCCCCGTCTGGTGGTGCTGGCCGATCCCTGCGGCTGTTCATGGCTGGCGGCGAGCGACGACGACTGGCTGATCCCCTTTGGTATTATGGGCGCGCCGGTATCGGGTCTTATCTCCCGTTCGGTGTGGACTGAAGAGGGGCTACACGGCTGTGTGGTCTGTGATCATCTGCGTGAATATGAGTGCAGCCGCATGCTGGTCGATACCGTTGCGCAGTTTCGTAAAACGCTGCAACCCGCGACCCTCCCTGCCCTGCACTGGGATCTGGATGCCGCGCAGGCGTTATGGCAAAAGAGCCGCGAGGTGATCGCCGATCTCGCTGAGCAGTTTAACGTCGACAGCGTCAACCGTATCAAACCCGGGATTGCGGAGGCGACCCGCGCGGTGCTGCGCCGCGTACCCGATCACGTCTTTGTGCGTGCAACAGACGATCCGGACGTTGCCCTGCTCGTCGGGCTGGCGCGCGAAAAAGGCATTGCCGTTACTGAGATGGGCGAGCAGCTCGGGCAGTACCGGGCCGTCACGATAATCAAGAAGGTACTCTGA
- a CDS encoding HpcH/HpaI aldolase/citrate lyase family protein, whose translation MTTRLSPWHLGATLYMPATRNDIAGAILDGKIPGLRSLVICLEDAVSEADMPDALANLAQLLHTLNAAKQAGGNGDWPLVFIRPRHPEMGKWLTEHLALSAVDGFVLPKFTLSALPQWWEIMGNTHLCMMPTLETEEVFDVVQMRELAIALLAHPCHSRIIALRIGGNDLMNVVSLRRPRDLTLYDSPMGYVIKMLVSVFAPRDFALTAPVCEHIDDHDVMARELALDMAHGLVGKTAIHPRQIAVIERALMVTQGEHSDALRILNSTQAVFKSQGSMCEPATHRRWAVGILERAQVYGLVNEQSADGIRLLPATQHQ comes from the coding sequence ATGACTACACGCCTCTCCCCCTGGCATCTGGGCGCGACGCTCTACATGCCCGCCACACGTAACGATATTGCCGGGGCGATCCTCGACGGGAAGATCCCCGGCCTGCGCTCGCTGGTGATCTGTCTGGAAGACGCGGTCAGCGAAGCGGATATGCCGGATGCCCTTGCCAACCTTGCGCAGCTGTTACACACCCTCAACGCTGCCAAACAGGCTGGCGGCAATGGTGACTGGCCGCTGGTGTTCATTCGCCCGCGCCACCCTGAGATGGGGAAATGGCTGACGGAGCACCTCGCTCTCTCTGCCGTTGACGGGTTTGTGCTGCCGAAATTCACCCTCAGCGCACTGCCGCAGTGGTGGGAGATCATGGGCAATACGCACCTCTGCATGATGCCTACCCTCGAAACCGAAGAGGTGTTTGACGTTGTTCAGATGCGTGAGCTGGCTATCGCCCTGCTCGCCCACCCCTGTCACAGCCGGATTATTGCGCTGCGCATCGGTGGCAACGATCTGATGAACGTGGTCTCCCTGCGTCGTCCGCGCGATCTGACGCTCTACGACAGCCCGATGGGGTACGTGATCAAAATGCTGGTGTCGGTATTTGCACCGCGTGATTTCGCGCTGACCGCGCCCGTTTGCGAACACATTGACGATCATGATGTGATGGCGCGGGAGCTGGCGCTCGATATGGCGCATGGTCTGGTCGGTAAAACGGCGATCCATCCGCGGCAGATTGCGGTCATTGAGCGAGCGCTGATGGTCACTCAGGGCGAGCACTCCGACGCCCTGCGCATTCTCAACTCGACCCAGGCGGTATTTAAATCCCAGGGGTCGATGTGCGAACCGGCGACGCACCGTCGCTGGGCCGTCGGTATTCTCGAACGCGCGCAGGTGTATGGTCTGGTGAATGAGCAAAGCGCAGATGGCATCAGGCTGCTTCCCGCGACTCAGCATCAATAA
- a CDS encoding vWA domain-containing protein: MRRLPVYLLLDTSGSMHGEPIEAVKNGVQTLLTTLKQDPYALETAYVSVITFDSSARQAVPLTDLLSFQLPTLAASGTTSLGEALSLAASAISSEVQKTTADTKGDWRPLVFLMTDGSPTDDWRKGLQDFKSARTGVVVACAAGHDADTSVLKEITEVVLQLDTADSSSIKAFFKWVSASISVGSQKVESSKKEVIGLDDLPPPPPEVNVVL; the protein is encoded by the coding sequence ATGCGAAGACTACCCGTTTATCTGTTGCTTGATACCTCTGGTTCGATGCATGGCGAACCGATCGAAGCCGTTAAAAACGGCGTGCAGACACTTCTTACCACCCTTAAGCAAGATCCCTATGCCCTGGAAACTGCCTATGTTTCGGTGATCACCTTTGACTCATCGGCACGCCAGGCGGTACCGCTAACCGATCTGCTGAGCTTCCAATTACCGACACTTGCCGCCAGCGGCACAACCTCCCTTGGTGAAGCGCTCTCCCTTGCCGCCAGCGCCATCAGCAGTGAAGTGCAGAAAACCACCGCAGATACCAAAGGTGACTGGCGACCGCTGGTGTTTCTGATGACCGACGGTTCCCCGACCGACGACTGGCGCAAAGGGTTGCAGGATTTTAAATCGGCGCGCACCGGCGTCGTCGTCGCCTGCGCAGCGGGTCATGATGCCGACACCAGCGTGCTGAAAGAGATCACCGAAGTGGTGCTGCAGCTTGATACCGCCGACAGCTCATCCATCAAAGCGTTCTTCAAATGGGTCAGCGCCAGCATCTCGGTAGGCAGCCAGAAGGTGGAATCCAGCAAAAAAGAGGTGATTGGCCTCGACGATCTGCCGCCACCGCCGCCGGAAGTGAATGTCGTTTTATAA
- a CDS encoding TerD family protein — translation MSVSLSKGQGVSLKKNEHDLSSVTIGLGWDINEEKKGLLGGLFGKKEEEYDLDVIAFLCNAAGKVTDLGKVENGKPTLVDGDIIFFNSLRHKSGDIWLTGDNRTGAGDGDDEQIIVKLNALDAKYEKIVFIVQIYNGEKLQQHFGKVQNAFIRAVDARNVEMARFDLSGGPNFTHQRSMVFAELVREPTGWKLNAIGEPSPSDSFVAHLRNYM, via the coding sequence ATGTCTGTCAGTCTGAGCAAAGGCCAGGGCGTGAGCCTGAAGAAAAATGAGCACGATCTCTCCTCCGTCACCATTGGTCTGGGTTGGGATATCAACGAAGAGAAGAAAGGTTTGCTGGGCGGGCTGTTTGGTAAGAAAGAGGAGGAGTATGACCTCGATGTGATCGCCTTCCTCTGTAACGCCGCAGGAAAGGTGACCGATCTCGGCAAAGTGGAGAATGGCAAACCGACGCTGGTCGATGGCGACATTATCTTTTTCAACAGCCTGCGCCACAAATCGGGCGATATCTGGCTGACGGGCGATAACCGCACCGGCGCGGGTGACGGCGACGATGAGCAGATCATCGTCAAGCTCAATGCGCTGGACGCCAAATATGAAAAAATTGTCTTTATCGTGCAGATCTATAACGGGGAAAAATTGCAGCAGCACTTCGGTAAAGTGCAGAACGCGTTTATCCGTGCCGTTGATGCCCGTAACGTTGAGATGGCGCGCTTTGATCTCTCCGGCGGGCCGAACTTTACTCACCAGCGCTCCATGGTGTTTGCCGAGCTGGTGCGTGAACCGACCGGCTGGAAGCTGAATGCCATCGGCGAGCCGTCGCCTTCAGACTCCTTTGTCGCCCACCTGAGGAACTATATGTGA
- a CDS encoding vWA domain-containing protein produces MRRLPVYLVIDTSGSMRGESIHAVNVGIQAMLSALRQDPYALESVHISIITFDNAAREFIPLTPLEDFQFADIVVPSAGATFTGAALECLIECVDRDVRRADGDQKGDWRPLVFLMTDGTPSDAFAYGEAVKAIRSRAFGSIIACAVGPKAGHEHLKQLTDKVVSLETLDSTAFAGFFKWVSASVSSGSSSAGVNNDSDNLPPPPPEIQLVL; encoded by the coding sequence ATGCGCCGCTTACCCGTTTACCTGGTGATCGACACCTCCGGCTCGATGCGCGGCGAGTCGATTCACGCCGTTAACGTCGGTATCCAGGCGATGCTGAGCGCCCTTCGTCAGGATCCCTACGCCCTTGAAAGTGTCCATATCTCCATCATCACCTTCGATAATGCGGCGCGTGAGTTTATTCCGCTGACGCCGCTGGAGGATTTCCAGTTCGCCGACATCGTGGTGCCAAGCGCGGGAGCCACCTTTACCGGTGCGGCGCTGGAGTGCCTGATCGAGTGCGTCGACCGGGATGTACGTCGCGCCGATGGCGACCAGAAAGGTGACTGGCGACCGCTGGTCTTTCTGATGACTGACGGCACGCCTTCAGATGCCTTCGCTTATGGCGAAGCGGTGAAAGCGATTCGCAGCCGCGCATTTGGCTCGATCATCGCCTGTGCGGTTGGCCCGAAAGCGGGCCACGAGCACCTCAAACAGCTGACAGATAAAGTGGTGTCGCTCGAAACCCTCGATTCAACGGCCTTCGCGGGCTTCTTTAAATGGGTCTCGGCGAGCGTCTCATCGGGCAGCTCCAGCGCGGGCGTGAATAACGACTCGGATAACCTTCCGCCGCCACCGCCGGAGATCCAGCTGGTGCTGTAA
- a CDS encoding TerY-C metal binding domain-containing protein, with protein sequence MRRLPVFFVLDCSESMIGENLKKMNDGLQMIVSDLRKDPHALETAWVSVIAFAGIARTIVPLHEIASFYPPRLPIGGGTHLGAALRELSVQIDTQVRVTTHEVKGDWKPVVYLLTDGRPTDDPSAEIKRWKEHYARKVNLIAVGLGPSADLNILRQLTENVMLFTESREGDFTRFIKWITASVTAHSRSVGEEKPPELNQTEYIVRLAKEDVVRAYDENCVTLTGRCSKTRRPYLMKYERPPVNVSGLDFRLNLNNFNIAGCYPIDEEYFDWSDASTYNVQVNTRDLHGVPGCPHCGNASAFAMCACGKLLCIDGPDEVVCPWCERVLSFRDNGGDSDFDVSRGRG encoded by the coding sequence ATGAGACGCCTTCCGGTATTTTTTGTCCTGGACTGCTCAGAGTCCATGATTGGTGAAAACCTGAAAAAAATGAACGATGGTCTGCAAATGATCGTCAGTGATTTAAGAAAGGATCCCCATGCGCTGGAGACTGCCTGGGTCTCGGTCATCGCCTTTGCAGGCATTGCGCGCACCATTGTTCCGCTGCATGAGATCGCCTCGTTTTATCCGCCGCGCCTGCCGATTGGTGGTGGCACGCACCTTGGCGCCGCGCTGCGGGAGCTAAGCGTGCAGATCGACACCCAGGTGAGGGTCACCACCCATGAAGTTAAAGGGGACTGGAAACCGGTGGTCTACCTGCTGACCGACGGCCGCCCGACGGATGATCCCAGCGCGGAGATCAAACGCTGGAAAGAGCACTACGCCCGCAAAGTTAACCTTATCGCGGTCGGTCTTGGCCCCTCGGCGGATCTCAATATCCTCAGGCAACTGACGGAAAATGTGATGCTGTTTACCGAGTCCCGTGAGGGTGACTTTACCCGCTTTATTAAGTGGATCACCGCCTCCGTCACCGCCCATAGCCGCAGCGTGGGTGAAGAGAAACCGCCGGAACTCAACCAGACGGAGTATATCGTCCGGCTGGCGAAAGAGGACGTTGTCCGCGCCTATGATGAGAATTGCGTGACGCTCACCGGGCGCTGCAGCAAAACCCGCCGCCCCTATCTGATGAAATATGAGCGCCCGCCGGTGAACGTCTCCGGTCTCGATTTCCGTCTTAACCTGAACAACTTCAATATTGCCGGTTGCTACCCTATCGATGAAGAGTACTTCGACTGGTCTGACGCATCGACCTACAACGTGCAGGTAAACACCCGCGATCTGCACGGTGTGCCGGGCTGCCCCCACTGCGGTAACGCCAGCGCGTTTGCCATGTGCGCCTGCGGCAAACTGCTCTGCATCGATGGGCCTGATGAGGTGGTTTGCCCATGGTGCGAAAGAGTGCTCTCCTTCAGAGATAACGGCGGAGATTCCGATTTTGACGTGAGCAGAGGACGAGGCTAA
- a CDS encoding PP2C family serine/threonine-protein phosphatase — MSAEKEIIGFILQSRGHEVGEAELTALSGEPALRDKLDALFTELENQLAAVEGKATTPQAEESAEAIASADDVVTEPDAEQAAPRPELWKLMPYYEFETPAKATLDPTPPVLKPGQVPPARSAEAERPRPVPCARISVPNARAGEAFCAPLVITLDDGQTATINDVVIPEACGLHFDKAQQVLSGVPSQSGDIEMLVRWSCASHTNGETPLLFVVNPDPRSLWKIIEPPADAPYPKAHVEHEGIVRDGVRIAGASRRGRSHEHAGSFRDDDFYLNHSEETGWSVMLVADGAGSAANSREGSRIAAEVAGEYLFSQLRGPRGAELKQQIARWGTEEQQNTINAMLHHFKQAATLAVNSISNEAIRAEQPVKTYSTTLLATVSLRLGEQLFAAAFWLGDGAIAAYSPSGKVRVLGNPDSGEYAGQTRFLDASIIADPAFSGRISVGKWQDVSHLILMTDGVSDPRFETDNGLRSDEKWTQLVNELSPLLEDAGQAPERLAEWLNFFSPGNHDDRTLVLAW, encoded by the coding sequence ATGAGCGCTGAAAAAGAGATTATCGGCTTTATTCTGCAGTCGCGCGGGCATGAAGTCGGTGAGGCAGAGTTAACCGCGTTGTCCGGGGAGCCTGCGCTGCGGGACAAACTCGACGCGTTATTCACCGAGCTGGAAAACCAGCTCGCGGCCGTCGAGGGTAAAGCCACAACACCGCAGGCTGAGGAGAGCGCTGAAGCGATCGCATCAGCAGACGACGTGGTAACAGAGCCCGACGCTGAACAGGCCGCGCCGCGCCCGGAGTTGTGGAAGCTAATGCCCTATTACGAATTTGAGACCCCGGCAAAAGCGACCCTTGACCCAACGCCGCCGGTGTTGAAACCAGGCCAGGTGCCGCCAGCGCGATCCGCCGAAGCAGAACGGCCACGCCCTGTGCCATGCGCGCGTATCAGCGTGCCGAATGCCCGTGCAGGCGAAGCCTTTTGTGCCCCGCTGGTGATTACCCTTGATGATGGGCAGACGGCAACCATTAATGATGTTGTGATCCCTGAAGCGTGCGGGCTTCATTTCGACAAGGCGCAGCAGGTACTGAGCGGCGTACCGTCACAGAGCGGCGATATCGAGATGCTGGTGCGCTGGTCCTGCGCTTCGCACACCAATGGTGAAACGCCGCTGCTGTTTGTGGTGAATCCGGATCCGCGCAGCCTGTGGAAAATCATTGAGCCGCCAGCGGATGCCCCCTACCCGAAAGCGCATGTCGAACATGAAGGGATTGTGCGTGATGGCGTGAGGATCGCCGGGGCGAGCCGCCGCGGGCGCTCCCATGAGCATGCGGGCAGCTTCCGCGATGATGACTTCTATCTCAACCACAGCGAAGAGACGGGCTGGAGCGTGATGCTGGTGGCCGATGGCGCGGGCAGCGCGGCAAACTCCCGCGAAGGATCGCGAATAGCCGCCGAAGTGGCCGGGGAGTATCTCTTCAGCCAGTTACGCGGGCCGCGAGGCGCAGAGTTAAAGCAGCAGATTGCGCGCTGGGGCACAGAGGAGCAGCAAAATACCATTAACGCGATGCTTCACCACTTTAAGCAGGCGGCAACCCTTGCGGTTAACAGCATCTCGAATGAGGCTATTCGCGCGGAGCAGCCGGTAAAAACCTACTCCACCACGCTGCTGGCAACCGTCTCACTGCGGCTCGGCGAGCAGCTGTTTGCCGCCGCGTTCTGGCTGGGCGACGGCGCAATTGCGGCTTACAGCCCCTCGGGCAAAGTGCGCGTGTTAGGCAATCCTGACAGCGGCGAGTATGCCGGGCAGACGCGCTTTCTCGACGCGTCGATTATTGCCGATCCCGCCTTCTCCGGACGCATCAGCGTCGGCAAATGGCAGGATGTCTCGCATCTTATCCTGATGACCGATGGCGTCTCCGATCCCCGCTTTGAAACGGATAACGGCCTGCGCAGCGACGAGAAGTGGACGCAGCTGGTCAACGAGCTTTCACCCCTGCTTGAGGATGCCGGGCAGGCACCGGAACGTCTCGCCGAGTGGCTCAACTTTTTCTCCCCAGGCAACCATGATGACCGCACTCTTGTGCTGGCATGGTGA
- a CDS encoding helix-hairpin-helix domain-containing protein: protein MANIVTCTTKDGQTVQYVDEVIGSGSMKDVYFSPDKSYVVAFYHKPQNAQARERIDMITGRYRQNIFEQAGGDYWKDLFCWPTHVVEHNNKIGIVVPVYQQHFFFKYGSKNDDFLGIKGREKEGKWFASASNQNKFLDPRERGNTLTYLKVCLLLTRAVRRMHAAGLCHSDLSYKNVLVDPEQGHACIIDVDGLVVPGKYPPDVVGTPDFIAPEVVETSHLAKEDPKRVLPSIATDRHALAVLIYMYLFFRHPLRGGKIHDLDDETRDETLAMGERALFIEHPTDRSNAVKLNQISPFALPWADPEKIPYTIMGPYLTPLFDRAFIEGLHNPPRRPTADEWESALVKTVDLIQPCQNSSCDQKWYVFSGKTKPVCPYCATPYSGKLPILNLYSSRKAGSFRPDDHRLMVWSGQSLYAWHVNRLIAPNERTTAEQKKRVGYFVYHNDQWWLVNEGIEGLMSLPDKRPIPIGDKIELTDNAQFVLSQEEGGRLVVVQLLSN, encoded by the coding sequence ATGGCAAATATCGTTACATGTACAACAAAAGATGGGCAGACGGTGCAGTACGTCGACGAAGTCATCGGATCGGGTTCGATGAAAGATGTCTACTTCTCACCGGACAAGTCCTATGTGGTGGCCTTCTACCACAAGCCGCAAAACGCCCAGGCGAGAGAGCGGATTGATATGATCACCGGGCGTTACCGGCAGAATATCTTTGAGCAGGCGGGCGGGGATTACTGGAAAGATCTCTTCTGCTGGCCGACGCATGTCGTGGAGCACAACAACAAAATCGGTATTGTCGTTCCCGTCTATCAGCAGCACTTCTTCTTTAAGTATGGTTCGAAGAATGATGACTTCCTCGGCATCAAAGGGCGTGAAAAAGAGGGAAAATGGTTCGCCAGCGCCAGTAACCAGAACAAATTCCTCGATCCGCGCGAGCGCGGCAACACCCTCACCTATCTGAAGGTCTGCCTGCTGCTGACCCGTGCGGTGAGAAGGATGCATGCCGCAGGCCTCTGCCACAGTGATTTGAGCTACAAAAACGTGCTGGTCGATCCCGAGCAGGGCCACGCCTGTATTATCGATGTCGATGGGCTGGTCGTGCCGGGAAAATACCCGCCTGACGTGGTTGGCACCCCCGATTTCATCGCGCCGGAAGTGGTGGAAACCAGCCACCTCGCGAAAGAGGATCCTAAGCGCGTGCTGCCGAGCATCGCGACGGATCGCCATGCGCTGGCGGTGCTGATCTACATGTATCTCTTTTTCCGCCACCCGCTCAGAGGCGGAAAAATTCACGATCTCGATGATGAGACACGGGACGAAACGCTGGCGATGGGCGAGCGGGCGCTGTTTATCGAACACCCGACGGACAGAAGCAATGCCGTCAAGCTTAATCAGATCTCCCCGTTTGCGCTGCCCTGGGCCGACCCGGAAAAAATTCCCTATACCATTATGGGGCCCTATCTGACGCCGCTGTTCGATCGGGCGTTTATCGAGGGGTTGCATAACCCTCCCCGTCGCCCGACGGCTGATGAGTGGGAAAGCGCACTGGTGAAAACCGTGGATCTGATCCAGCCCTGCCAGAACAGCAGCTGTGATCAGAAATGGTATGTCTTCTCCGGCAAAACCAAACCGGTCTGCCCCTACTGCGCAACGCCCTACAGTGGGAAATTGCCGATTCTTAACCTCTACTCCTCCCGTAAGGCAGGCAGCTTCCGGCCTGACGATCACCGGTTAATGGTGTGGAGCGGTCAGTCCCTTTACGCCTGGCATGTGAACCGGCTGATTGCGCCGAATGAGCGCACCACCGCGGAGCAGAAAAAGCGTGTTGGCTACTTTGTTTACCATAACGATCAGTGGTGGCTGGTGAACGAAGGGATTGAGGGGCTGATGTCGCTCCCGGATAAAAGGCCTATCCCGATTGGCGACAAAATCGAGCTGACGGACAACGCGCAATTCGTTCTCTCCCAGGAAGAAGGCGGCAGGCTTGTGGTAGTTCAGCTCCTTTCCAACTGA
- a CDS encoding RES family NAD+ phosphorylase: protein MLPTLTTISGIFYRAIDPAYRDLALAGSRNAGRYSRADQPTLYLSSSPEGVDAAMQAHKANRSAQQEIMQLRVHAARIFDLRNAAALTAAGIDLADAVAPWQEIVAAGGTPSSWRVRQQLETLGAAGLIDPSRKAPGLWHLVLFSWNSGAGQPEVEIVA from the coding sequence ATGCTGCCAACGCTTACCACCATCAGTGGCATTTTTTATCGGGCAATCGATCCTGCTTACCGCGATCTGGCACTGGCGGGGTCGCGAAATGCGGGCAGATATTCGCGGGCCGATCAACCGACGCTCTACCTGAGTTCCTCACCCGAGGGCGTCGACGCGGCGATGCAGGCGCATAAAGCGAACCGCAGCGCGCAGCAGGAGATTATGCAACTGCGCGTTCACGCCGCCCGCATTTTTGATTTACGCAACGCTGCTGCGTTAACGGCCGCCGGTATCGATCTTGCTGATGCCGTTGCGCCGTGGCAGGAGATTGTCGCCGCAGGCGGCACGCCCTCCTCCTGGCGCGTGCGTCAGCAGCTGGAAACGTTGGGTGCGGCGGGTTTAATTGACCCTTCGCGCAAAGCGCCGGGTCTCTGGCATCTGGTGCTGTTTAGCTGGAATAGCGGCGCCGGGCAGCCCGAGGTGGAGATCGTGGCGTGA
- a CDS encoding GNAT family N-acetyltransferase, with protein sequence MNDITIAPARTGHLAALREIELAAFETLRAAGAVSGEPAATSLEDLEHLSREGVLLVALTADQQPVGFAGAQIVDNWLHIAEMDVHPAWQRKGIGRQLLRALLSAGERRGLAGASLTTDRYAPFNAAFYASLGFEEIKEDVLSPRLKSLIAAEAASGLDASRRIAMQRCY encoded by the coding sequence ATGAATGACATCACCATTGCGCCAGCCCGCACCGGGCATCTCGCCGCGCTAAGAGAGATTGAACTCGCCGCTTTTGAAACGCTACGAGCCGCCGGGGCGGTAAGCGGTGAACCGGCGGCAACCAGCCTTGAAGATCTCGAACATTTATCCCGCGAAGGAGTGCTGTTGGTGGCGTTGACTGCCGACCAACAGCCGGTCGGCTTTGCCGGGGCGCAGATCGTCGATAACTGGCTGCATATCGCCGAAATGGATGTTCACCCGGCGTGGCAGCGCAAGGGGATTGGTCGCCAGCTGCTGCGGGCGCTGCTGAGCGCAGGAGAGAGGCGCGGTTTAGCGGGCGCGTCGCTGACCACCGATCGCTATGCGCCATTTAACGCCGCGTTTTACGCTTCGCTGGGTTTTGAGGAGATCAAAGAGGATGTGCTTTCGCCACGGCTTAAAAGCCTGATTGCCGCAGAAGCCGCAAGCGGGCTGGATGCAAGCCGGCGGATTGCGATGCAGCGTTGTTACTAA
- a CDS encoding transporter substrate-binding domain-containing protein, with amino-acid sequence MSASQPLRFAINLGNAVLARQTAAGEPAGITVELARRIAADMAKEAQFITYPTAGKVVEDAENGVWDIAFLAVDPKREETLRFTQPYITIQGTALVKAQSPWQSVAQMDKPGVVINVGRGAAYDLYLTRELDHATLNRLSSSQAAIEAFLHGEGDMVAGIRQPLEKTAAEHPGYRVLEDDFMQIAQAICLPHQQDALYHTVVEKLTRWQTEGVVKEIIDSELIASNNSGTQ; translated from the coding sequence ATGTCAGCCAGTCAACCGCTTCGTTTCGCCATCAATTTAGGCAATGCCGTGCTTGCCCGCCAGACCGCGGCGGGTGAGCCTGCCGGGATCACCGTTGAACTTGCCCGGCGGATTGCCGCCGATATGGCAAAAGAGGCGCAATTTATTACCTATCCGACCGCCGGAAAAGTGGTGGAGGATGCAGAGAACGGCGTCTGGGATATCGCTTTCCTCGCCGTCGATCCCAAACGCGAAGAGACATTACGTTTCACCCAGCCCTATATCACTATTCAGGGCACGGCGCTGGTAAAGGCGCAAAGCCCGTGGCAGAGCGTGGCGCAGATGGATAAACCCGGCGTGGTGATAAACGTCGGCAGGGGCGCGGCGTACGATCTCTACTTAACCCGCGAGCTTGATCACGCCACGCTCAATCGACTAAGTTCATCGCAGGCGGCGATTGAAGCCTTTCTACATGGTGAGGGCGATATGGTCGCCGGGATCCGCCAGCCCCTGGAGAAAACGGCGGCAGAACACCCCGGATACCGCGTGCTGGAGGATGATTTTATGCAGATTGCCCAGGCGATTTGTCTACCGCATCAGCAGGATGCGCTCTATCACACGGTAGTGGAAAAGCTGACGCGCTGGCAGACAGAAGGGGTGGTTAAAGAGATAATCGACAGTGAACTGATTGCCTCGAATAATTCAGGAACTCAATGA